In a genomic window of Muntiacus reevesi chromosome 1, mMunRee1.1, whole genome shotgun sequence:
- the RORC gene encoding nuclear receptor ROR-gamma isoform X4 — MRTQIEVIPCKICGDKSSGIHYGVITCEGCKGFFRRSQQCNVAYSCTRQQNCPIDRTSRNRCQHCRLQKCLALGMSRDAVKFGRMSKKQRDSLHAEVQKQLQQRQQQQREQAAKTPPRGAQGADPLACTLGLPDGQLPLGSSPDLPEASACPPSLLRAPGCGPSYSNSLAKAGLNGASYHLEYSPERGKAEGRENFYGTGSQLAPDRCGLHFEDPRRPGLGEPGRGLDSYFTPSFRSTPEVPYASLTEIEHLAQNVCKSYRETCQLRVEDLLRQRSNVFSREEVAGYQRKSMWEMWGRCAHRLTEAIQYVVEFAKRLPGFMELCQNDQIVLLKAGAMEVVLVRMCRAYNADNDTVFFEGKYGGVELFRALGCSELISSIFDFARSLSALRFSEDEIALYTALVLINANRPGLQEKRKVEQLQCNLELAFHHHLCKTHRQGILAKLPPKGKLRSLCSQHVEKLQTFQHLHPIVVQAAFPPLYKELFSTEIESPEGLSK, encoded by the exons ATGAGAA cACAAATTGAAGTGATTCCTTGCAAAATCTGTGGGGATAAGTCATCTGGTATCCACTACGGGGTTATCACCTGTGAGGGGTGCAAG GGCTTCTTCCGCCGGAGCCAGCAGTGCAACGTGGCCTACTCCTGCACCCGTCAGCAGAACTGCCCCATTGACCGCACGAGCCGCAACCGATGCCAGCACTGCCGCCTGCAGAAATGCCTGGCCCTGGGCATGTCCCGAGATG CTGTCAAGTTTGGCCGCATGTCCAAGAAGCAAAGGGACAGCCTGCATGCAGAGGTGCAGAAACAGCTGCAGCAGCGGCAACAGCAGCAACGGGAACAAGCGGCCAAGACCCCTCCCAGGGGAGCCCAAGGAGCAGACCCCCTCGCCTGCACCTTGGGGCTCCCGGATGGGCAACTACCCCTGGGCTCCTCGCCTGACCTACCAGAGGCGTCAGCCTGTCCGCCCAGTCTCCTGAGAGCTCCAGGCTGCGGGCCCTCTTACTCCAACAGCCTGGCCAAGGCCGGGCTCAACGGGGCCTCATACCACCTGGAATACAGCCCTGAGCGGGGCAAGGCTGAGGGCAGAGAGAACTTCTATGGCACAGGCAGCCAACTGGCCCCGGACAGGTGTGGACTTCACTTTGAGGACCCCAGGCGTCCTGGGCTTGGGGAGCCAGGACGGGGCCTGGACAGCTACTTCACCCCCAGTTTCCGCAGCACCCCAGAGGTGCCTTATGCTTCCCTGACGGAGATTG AGCACCTGGCGCAGAATGTTTGCAAGTCCTACCGGGAGACGTGTCAGCTGCGGGTGGAGGACCTGCTCCGTCAGCGCTCCAACGTCTTCTCGCGAGAGGAGGTGGCTGGCTACCAGAGGAAG tcgatgtgggagatgtggggaCGCTGTGCCCACCGACTCACCGAGGCCATTCAGTATGTGGTGGAGTTCGCTAAGAGGCTCCCGGGCTTTATGGAGCTCTGCCAGAACGACCAGATCGTGCTACTCAAAGCAG GAGCCATGGAAGTGGTGCTGGTCAGGATGTGCCGGGCCTACAACGCTGACAACGACACAGTCTTTTTTGAAGGCAAATACGGTGGCGTGGAGCTGTTCCGTGCCTtgg GCTGCAGTGAACTCATCAGCTCCATCTTCGACTTCGCCCGCTCCCTGAGTGCCTTGCGCTTTTCAGAGGACGAGATCGCCCTCTACACAGCCCTCGTCCTCATCAATGCCA ACCGGCCAGGGCtccaagagaaaaggaaagtagAACAGCTGCAGTGCAATCTGGAGCTGGCCTTTCATCATCATCTCTGCAAGACTCATCGCCAAGGCATCCTGGCAAAG CTGCCACCCAAGGGGAAGCTGCGGAGCCTGTGTAGCCAGCATGTGGAAAAGCTGCAAACCTTCCAGCATCTCCACCCTATTGTGGTCCAAGCTGCTTTCCCTCCACTCTACAAGGAACTCTTCAGCACTGAAATCGAGTCACCCGAGGGACTGTCCAAGTGA
- the RORC gene encoding nuclear receptor ROR-gamma isoform X1, giving the protein MDRAPQRHQRASQGKGPCSLTELLAAKKTHTSQIEVIPCKICGDKSSGIHYGVITCEGCKGFFRRSQQCNVAYSCTRQQNCPIDRTSRNRCQHCRLQKCLALGMSRDAVKFGRMSKKQRDSLHAEVQKQLQQRQQQQREQAAKTPPRGAQGADPLACTLGLPDGQLPLGSSPDLPEASACPPSLLRAPGCGPSYSNSLAKAGLNGASYHLEYSPERGKAEGRENFYGTGSQLAPDRCGLHFEDPRRPGLGEPGRGLDSYFTPSFRSTPEVPYASLTEIEHLAQNVCKSYRETCQLRVEDLLRQRSNVFSREEVAGYQRKSMWEMWGRCAHRLTEAIQYVVEFAKRLPGFMELCQNDQIVLLKAGAMEVVLVRMCRAYNADNDTVFFEGKYGGVELFRALGCSELISSIFDFARSLSALRFSEDEIALYTALVLINANRPGLQEKRKVEQLQCNLELAFHHHLCKTHRQGILAKLPPKGKLRSLCSQHVEKLQTFQHLHPIVVQAAFPPLYKELFSTEIESPEGLSK; this is encoded by the exons ATGGACAGGGCCCCACAGAGACACCAGCGAGCCTCGCAGGGTAAGGGGCCCTGCAGCCTTACAG AGCTGCTGGCTGCAAAGAAGACCCACACCT cACAAATTGAAGTGATTCCTTGCAAAATCTGTGGGGATAAGTCATCTGGTATCCACTACGGGGTTATCACCTGTGAGGGGTGCAAG GGCTTCTTCCGCCGGAGCCAGCAGTGCAACGTGGCCTACTCCTGCACCCGTCAGCAGAACTGCCCCATTGACCGCACGAGCCGCAACCGATGCCAGCACTGCCGCCTGCAGAAATGCCTGGCCCTGGGCATGTCCCGAGATG CTGTCAAGTTTGGCCGCATGTCCAAGAAGCAAAGGGACAGCCTGCATGCAGAGGTGCAGAAACAGCTGCAGCAGCGGCAACAGCAGCAACGGGAACAAGCGGCCAAGACCCCTCCCAGGGGAGCCCAAGGAGCAGACCCCCTCGCCTGCACCTTGGGGCTCCCGGATGGGCAACTACCCCTGGGCTCCTCGCCTGACCTACCAGAGGCGTCAGCCTGTCCGCCCAGTCTCCTGAGAGCTCCAGGCTGCGGGCCCTCTTACTCCAACAGCCTGGCCAAGGCCGGGCTCAACGGGGCCTCATACCACCTGGAATACAGCCCTGAGCGGGGCAAGGCTGAGGGCAGAGAGAACTTCTATGGCACAGGCAGCCAACTGGCCCCGGACAGGTGTGGACTTCACTTTGAGGACCCCAGGCGTCCTGGGCTTGGGGAGCCAGGACGGGGCCTGGACAGCTACTTCACCCCCAGTTTCCGCAGCACCCCAGAGGTGCCTTATGCTTCCCTGACGGAGATTG AGCACCTGGCGCAGAATGTTTGCAAGTCCTACCGGGAGACGTGTCAGCTGCGGGTGGAGGACCTGCTCCGTCAGCGCTCCAACGTCTTCTCGCGAGAGGAGGTGGCTGGCTACCAGAGGAAG tcgatgtgggagatgtggggaCGCTGTGCCCACCGACTCACCGAGGCCATTCAGTATGTGGTGGAGTTCGCTAAGAGGCTCCCGGGCTTTATGGAGCTCTGCCAGAACGACCAGATCGTGCTACTCAAAGCAG GAGCCATGGAAGTGGTGCTGGTCAGGATGTGCCGGGCCTACAACGCTGACAACGACACAGTCTTTTTTGAAGGCAAATACGGTGGCGTGGAGCTGTTCCGTGCCTtgg GCTGCAGTGAACTCATCAGCTCCATCTTCGACTTCGCCCGCTCCCTGAGTGCCTTGCGCTTTTCAGAGGACGAGATCGCCCTCTACACAGCCCTCGTCCTCATCAATGCCA ACCGGCCAGGGCtccaagagaaaaggaaagtagAACAGCTGCAGTGCAATCTGGAGCTGGCCTTTCATCATCATCTCTGCAAGACTCATCGCCAAGGCATCCTGGCAAAG CTGCCACCCAAGGGGAAGCTGCGGAGCCTGTGTAGCCAGCATGTGGAAAAGCTGCAAACCTTCCAGCATCTCCACCCTATTGTGGTCCAAGCTGCTTTCCCTCCACTCTACAAGGAACTCTTCAGCACTGAAATCGAGTCACCCGAGGGACTGTCCAAGTGA
- the RORC gene encoding nuclear receptor ROR-gamma isoform X3: MDRAPQRHQRASQGKGPCSLTELLAAKKTHTSQIEVIPCKICGDKSSGIHYGVITCEGCKGFFRRSQQCNVAYSCTRQQNCPIDRTSRNRCQHCRLQKCLALGMSRDAVKFGRMSKKQRDSLHAEVQKQLQQRQQQQREQAAKTPPRGAQGADPLACTLGLPDGQLPLGSSPDLPEASACPPSLLRAPGCGPSYSNSLAKAGLNGASYHLEYSPERGKAEGRENFYGTGSQLAPDRCGLHFEDPRRPGLGEPGRGLDSYFTPSFRSTPEVPYASLTEIEHLAQNVCKSYRETCQLRVEDLLRQRSNVFSREEVAGYQRKSMWEMWGRCAHRLTEAIQYVVEFAKRLPGFMELCQNDQIVLLKAGAMEVVLVRMCRAYNADNDTVFFEGCSELISSIFDFARSLSALRFSEDEIALYTALVLINANRPGLQEKRKVEQLQCNLELAFHHHLCKTHRQGILAKLPPKGKLRSLCSQHVEKLQTFQHLHPIVVQAAFPPLYKELFSTEIESPEGLSK; the protein is encoded by the exons ATGGACAGGGCCCCACAGAGACACCAGCGAGCCTCGCAGGGTAAGGGGCCCTGCAGCCTTACAG AGCTGCTGGCTGCAAAGAAGACCCACACCT cACAAATTGAAGTGATTCCTTGCAAAATCTGTGGGGATAAGTCATCTGGTATCCACTACGGGGTTATCACCTGTGAGGGGTGCAAG GGCTTCTTCCGCCGGAGCCAGCAGTGCAACGTGGCCTACTCCTGCACCCGTCAGCAGAACTGCCCCATTGACCGCACGAGCCGCAACCGATGCCAGCACTGCCGCCTGCAGAAATGCCTGGCCCTGGGCATGTCCCGAGATG CTGTCAAGTTTGGCCGCATGTCCAAGAAGCAAAGGGACAGCCTGCATGCAGAGGTGCAGAAACAGCTGCAGCAGCGGCAACAGCAGCAACGGGAACAAGCGGCCAAGACCCCTCCCAGGGGAGCCCAAGGAGCAGACCCCCTCGCCTGCACCTTGGGGCTCCCGGATGGGCAACTACCCCTGGGCTCCTCGCCTGACCTACCAGAGGCGTCAGCCTGTCCGCCCAGTCTCCTGAGAGCTCCAGGCTGCGGGCCCTCTTACTCCAACAGCCTGGCCAAGGCCGGGCTCAACGGGGCCTCATACCACCTGGAATACAGCCCTGAGCGGGGCAAGGCTGAGGGCAGAGAGAACTTCTATGGCACAGGCAGCCAACTGGCCCCGGACAGGTGTGGACTTCACTTTGAGGACCCCAGGCGTCCTGGGCTTGGGGAGCCAGGACGGGGCCTGGACAGCTACTTCACCCCCAGTTTCCGCAGCACCCCAGAGGTGCCTTATGCTTCCCTGACGGAGATTG AGCACCTGGCGCAGAATGTTTGCAAGTCCTACCGGGAGACGTGTCAGCTGCGGGTGGAGGACCTGCTCCGTCAGCGCTCCAACGTCTTCTCGCGAGAGGAGGTGGCTGGCTACCAGAGGAAG tcgatgtgggagatgtggggaCGCTGTGCCCACCGACTCACCGAGGCCATTCAGTATGTGGTGGAGTTCGCTAAGAGGCTCCCGGGCTTTATGGAGCTCTGCCAGAACGACCAGATCGTGCTACTCAAAGCAG GAGCCATGGAAGTGGTGCTGGTCAGGATGTGCCGGGCCTACAACGCTGACAACGACACAGTCTTTTTTGAAG GCTGCAGTGAACTCATCAGCTCCATCTTCGACTTCGCCCGCTCCCTGAGTGCCTTGCGCTTTTCAGAGGACGAGATCGCCCTCTACACAGCCCTCGTCCTCATCAATGCCA ACCGGCCAGGGCtccaagagaaaaggaaagtagAACAGCTGCAGTGCAATCTGGAGCTGGCCTTTCATCATCATCTCTGCAAGACTCATCGCCAAGGCATCCTGGCAAAG CTGCCACCCAAGGGGAAGCTGCGGAGCCTGTGTAGCCAGCATGTGGAAAAGCTGCAAACCTTCCAGCATCTCCACCCTATTGTGGTCCAAGCTGCTTTCCCTCCACTCTACAAGGAACTCTTCAGCACTGAAATCGAGTCACCCGAGGGACTGTCCAAGTGA
- the LINGO4 gene encoding leucine-rich repeat and immunoglobulin-like domain-containing nogo receptor-interacting protein 4, whose product MAVATAPKQAWPPWPPVFFLLLLPAVGSSGTCPAVCDCTSHPQAVLCAHRRLEAVPGGLPRDTEFLDLSGNRLWGLQQGMLSRLGQLRELDLSYNQLSTLEPGAFHGLHSLLTLRLQGNRLRIMGPGVFSGLSALTLLDLRLNQIVLFLDGAFRELGSLQQLEVGDNHLVFVAPGAFTGLAKLSTLTLERCNLSTVPGPALARLPALGALRLRELDIGRLPAGALRGLGQLRELEIHHWPSLEALEPGSLGGLNLSSLAITHCNLSSVPFQALHHLSYLRVLDLSRNPISAIPARRLSSLVRLQELRLSGACLTSIAAHAFHGLTAFHLLDVADNALQTLEEAAFPSPNKLVTLRLSGNPLTCDCRLLWLLRLRRRLDFGSTPPACAGPQHVQGKSLREFSDILPPGHFTCRPALIQKSGPRWVMAEEGGHAVFSCSGDGDPAPTVSWMRPQGARLGRAGRVRVLRDGTLEIRSVQLRDRGAYVCVVSNVAGNDSLRTWLEVIQVEPPNGTLSDPNITSPGIPGPFFLDSRGIAMVLAVGFLPFLTSVTLCFGLIALWSKGKGRVKHHMTFDFVAPRTSGDKNSGGNRVTAKLF is encoded by the coding sequence ATGGCTGTGGCCACAGCTCCAAAGCAAGCCTGGCCCCCATGGCCCCCTGTCTTTTTCCTGCTCCTCCTGCCGGCGGTGGGGAGCAGCGGCACCTGCCCCGCGGTGTGTGACtgcacctcccacccccaggccGTGCTGTGTGCCCACCGGCGACTAGAGGCTGTCCCGGGGGGACTCCCACGAGACACCGAGTTCCTGGACCTGAGTGGGAACCGCCTGTGGGGCCTTCAGCAGGGAATGCTCTCCCGCCTGGGCCAGCTCCGGGAACTGGACCTGAGCTACAACCAGCTCTCCACCCTGGAGCCGGGGGCCTTCCATGGCCTGCACAGCCTACTCACCCTGAGGCTGCAGGGCAACCGGCTGCGAATCATGGGGCCCGGGGTCTTCTCGGGCCTGTCTGCCCTCACACTGCTGGACCTTCGCCTCAACCAGATTGTCCTCTTCCTTGACGGCGCTTTCAGGGAGCTAGGCAGTCTCCAGCAGCTGGAGGTTGGGGACAACCACCTGGTGTTTGTGGCTCCGGGAGCATTTACCGGGTTGGCCAAACTGAGCACCCTCACCCTGGAGCGCTGCAACCTCAGCACCGTGCCTGGCCCAGCCCTGGCCCGTCTCCCGGCACTGGGGGCCCTGAGGCTCCGAGAACTGGACATCGGGAGGCTGCCAGCAGGGGCACTGCGGGGGCTGGGGCAGCTAAGGGAGCTGGAGATCCACCACTGGCCATCTCTGGAGGCTctggagccagggagcctgggcgGGCTCAATCTCAGCAGCCTGGCCATCACCCACTGCAATCTGAGCTCGGTGCCCTTCCaagcactgcaccacctgagcTACCTCAGGGTCTTGGATCTTTCTCGGAACCCCATCTCAGCCATCCCAGCACGGAGGCTCAGTTCCCTGGTGCGGCTCCAGGAGCTCCGGCTGTCGGGTGCCTGCCTCACCTCCATCGCGGCCCACGCCTTCCACGGCTTGACAGCCTTCCACCTCCTGGATGTGGCAGACAACGCCCTTCAGACACTGGAGGAagcagccttcccttctccaaacaAACTGGTCACCCTGAGGCTGTCAGGCAACCCCCTGACCTGTGACTGCCGCCTCCTCTGGCTGCTCCGGCTCCGCCGCCGCCTGGACTTTGGCTCTACCCCACCTGCCTGTGCTGGCCCCCAGCATGTCCAGGGGAAAAGCCTGAGGGAGTTTTCAGACATCCTACCTCCAGGGCACTTCACCTGCCGACCAGCCCTGATCCAAAAATCCGGGCCGCGCTGGGTCATGGCTGAGGAGGGGGGGCATGCTGTTTTCTCCTGCTCTGGAGATGGGGACCCAGCCCCCACCGTCTCCTGGATGAGGCCTCAGGGGGCTCGGTTGGGGAGGGCTGGGAGAGTGAGGGTCCTACGGGATGGGACGCTGGAGATCCGCTCTGTGCAGCTCCGGGATAGAGGGGCCTATGTCTGTGTGGTCAGCAACGTGGCGGGGAATGACTCCCTGAGGACCTGGCTGGAAGTGATCCAAGTTGAACCACCGAATGGCACTCTCTCTGACCCCAACATCACCTCACCAGGGATCCCAGGGCCTTTCTTTTTGGACAGCAGAGGCATAGCTATGGTGCTGGCAGTtggcttcctccccttcctcactTCGGTGACCCTCTGTTTTGGCCTCATCGCCCTCTGGAGCAAAGGCAAAGGCCGGGTCAAACATCACATGACCTTTGACTTTGTGGCACCTCGGACCTCTGGGGATAAGAACTCTGGGGGTAACCGGGTCACTGCCAAGCTCTTCTGA
- the RORC gene encoding nuclear receptor ROR-gamma isoform X2, which yields MDRAPQRHQRASQELLAAKKTHTSQIEVIPCKICGDKSSGIHYGVITCEGCKGFFRRSQQCNVAYSCTRQQNCPIDRTSRNRCQHCRLQKCLALGMSRDAVKFGRMSKKQRDSLHAEVQKQLQQRQQQQREQAAKTPPRGAQGADPLACTLGLPDGQLPLGSSPDLPEASACPPSLLRAPGCGPSYSNSLAKAGLNGASYHLEYSPERGKAEGRENFYGTGSQLAPDRCGLHFEDPRRPGLGEPGRGLDSYFTPSFRSTPEVPYASLTEIEHLAQNVCKSYRETCQLRVEDLLRQRSNVFSREEVAGYQRKSMWEMWGRCAHRLTEAIQYVVEFAKRLPGFMELCQNDQIVLLKAGAMEVVLVRMCRAYNADNDTVFFEGKYGGVELFRALGCSELISSIFDFARSLSALRFSEDEIALYTALVLINANRPGLQEKRKVEQLQCNLELAFHHHLCKTHRQGILAKLPPKGKLRSLCSQHVEKLQTFQHLHPIVVQAAFPPLYKELFSTEIESPEGLSK from the exons ATGGACAGGGCCCCACAGAGACACCAGCGAGCCTCGCAGG AGCTGCTGGCTGCAAAGAAGACCCACACCT cACAAATTGAAGTGATTCCTTGCAAAATCTGTGGGGATAAGTCATCTGGTATCCACTACGGGGTTATCACCTGTGAGGGGTGCAAG GGCTTCTTCCGCCGGAGCCAGCAGTGCAACGTGGCCTACTCCTGCACCCGTCAGCAGAACTGCCCCATTGACCGCACGAGCCGCAACCGATGCCAGCACTGCCGCCTGCAGAAATGCCTGGCCCTGGGCATGTCCCGAGATG CTGTCAAGTTTGGCCGCATGTCCAAGAAGCAAAGGGACAGCCTGCATGCAGAGGTGCAGAAACAGCTGCAGCAGCGGCAACAGCAGCAACGGGAACAAGCGGCCAAGACCCCTCCCAGGGGAGCCCAAGGAGCAGACCCCCTCGCCTGCACCTTGGGGCTCCCGGATGGGCAACTACCCCTGGGCTCCTCGCCTGACCTACCAGAGGCGTCAGCCTGTCCGCCCAGTCTCCTGAGAGCTCCAGGCTGCGGGCCCTCTTACTCCAACAGCCTGGCCAAGGCCGGGCTCAACGGGGCCTCATACCACCTGGAATACAGCCCTGAGCGGGGCAAGGCTGAGGGCAGAGAGAACTTCTATGGCACAGGCAGCCAACTGGCCCCGGACAGGTGTGGACTTCACTTTGAGGACCCCAGGCGTCCTGGGCTTGGGGAGCCAGGACGGGGCCTGGACAGCTACTTCACCCCCAGTTTCCGCAGCACCCCAGAGGTGCCTTATGCTTCCCTGACGGAGATTG AGCACCTGGCGCAGAATGTTTGCAAGTCCTACCGGGAGACGTGTCAGCTGCGGGTGGAGGACCTGCTCCGTCAGCGCTCCAACGTCTTCTCGCGAGAGGAGGTGGCTGGCTACCAGAGGAAG tcgatgtgggagatgtggggaCGCTGTGCCCACCGACTCACCGAGGCCATTCAGTATGTGGTGGAGTTCGCTAAGAGGCTCCCGGGCTTTATGGAGCTCTGCCAGAACGACCAGATCGTGCTACTCAAAGCAG GAGCCATGGAAGTGGTGCTGGTCAGGATGTGCCGGGCCTACAACGCTGACAACGACACAGTCTTTTTTGAAGGCAAATACGGTGGCGTGGAGCTGTTCCGTGCCTtgg GCTGCAGTGAACTCATCAGCTCCATCTTCGACTTCGCCCGCTCCCTGAGTGCCTTGCGCTTTTCAGAGGACGAGATCGCCCTCTACACAGCCCTCGTCCTCATCAATGCCA ACCGGCCAGGGCtccaagagaaaaggaaagtagAACAGCTGCAGTGCAATCTGGAGCTGGCCTTTCATCATCATCTCTGCAAGACTCATCGCCAAGGCATCCTGGCAAAG CTGCCACCCAAGGGGAAGCTGCGGAGCCTGTGTAGCCAGCATGTGGAAAAGCTGCAAACCTTCCAGCATCTCCACCCTATTGTGGTCCAAGCTGCTTTCCCTCCACTCTACAAGGAACTCTTCAGCACTGAAATCGAGTCACCCGAGGGACTGTCCAAGTGA